The sequence GCACTTCGGGGTCGGTCATGTTTCTTACGATCATCGGGCCTCACAATGAGACTTCTTCAGTCTCTTAAGGGTATTTTTCGGGAGCCGGAAGGCCATAACCCTCTTCCGGGAATCCGCCAATCAGTCATTCTACAGGATCGGCAGGTAGTTGTCTACCTCGTATTTCGAGACGTGGGTCCTGAAACGGTCCCACTCTATCCGTTTGTTTTCCATGAGCTTCTCGAATACGTGGTCTCCCAGGGTCTCCCTGATGAGGGGGCTCTTCTCCGCCTCCTCGATGGCCTCAGAGAGGCTGCCGGGCAAAGAGCCTATCATAAGCTCCTTCCTGCGCGAATCCGTCATATCATACACGTCTTCCTCGATGGGCTGAGGCAGGGGATACTTGTTCTTTATTCCCTCCAGGCCCGCCCGCAGCATGGCAGCGAAGGCAAAGTAGGGATTGGCCGCGGGGTCCGGGCTCCGGTACTCCGCCCGTGTGGCGTTTTCTTTACCCGGCTTATAGAGGGGCACCCTCACGAGGGTGGACCTGTTTCTGCGCGCCCAGGCCACATAAACCGGCGCTTCATAGCCGGGCACGAGCCGTTTATAGGAATTTACCCATTGGCTCGTGAGGAGCGTAATCTCCCGGGCGTGCTTGAGGAGCCCCGCGATATACCATTTCCCGATGTTCGAGAGGTAATACTTGTCCTTCGCATCATAAAAGGCATTCTTCTTTCCCTTGAAAAGGGACTGGTGGACGTGCATGCCGCTTCCGTTCACGCCGAACATGGGCTTGGGCATAAAAGTGGCGTATACCCCATACTCCCGCGCCACTTCCTTTACCACGATCCTGTAGGTAATCGTGTTATCCGCCATGGCCAGGGCGTCCGTATACCTCAGGTCTATCTCGTGCTGGGACGGGGCCACCTCATGATGGGAATATTCCACCTTTATGCCCATCTCCTCAAGGGTGAGGATCGTGTCCCTCCTTAAGTCCATGGCCTCGTCGAGGGTGGTGAGGTCGAAGTAACCCCCCTTATCCAGGATCTCCGTGCCCTGATCGGACTTGAAATAGAAGTATTCGAGCTCCGGCCCCACGTAAAAGGTGAAGCCCATGTCCGCGGCGATCTTCAGGTTCCTTTTGAGCACATAGCGCGGGTCCCCTTTATACGGGGTGCCGTCGGGCTCGAGGATATCGCAGAACATCTTCCCCACGGACGTCCCCTCCGAGTGCCTCCAGGGAAGGACGGTAAAGGTGGCGGGATCGGGTTTCGCGATCATATCGCTCTCGTCGATCCGCGCAAACCCCTGGATCGAAGAGCCGTCGAACCCCATGCCCTCCGCGAGGGCCCCCTCCAGCTCATCGACGGTAATGGAGAAGCTCTTGGCAATGCCCAATATGTCGGTGAACCAGAGCTTGATGAATTTCATCCCCGTGTCGCGGGCAGACTTCAAGACCTGTTCCTCAGTCATGACGTGCCTCCTCTCGATTGCCCTCAATGGCGCTTGTCTCATCTATGCGCACCATCCCGAATAATGTCAATGGCTTGGGCTTCTTCCGGCCATATATACTAAAGGCCTCCGCCTCCCATAATCCCGACCCATCTTTCGACGCACTTCTTTCTTGACTTTCAGGCCCTATGTATGTATTATATGTAGCTTTTTTTTGAAATGTGTTATATGTACTTTTTTTAAAATAAAGGAAGGAGTTCATTATGATGTACGCCATTATCAAGAGTGGAGGCAAGCAGTACCGGATAGCGGAAGGCATGAAAATCAAACTCGAGAAATTCGCCATCGCGGAAGGAGAAGAGGTTGATATACGAGAAGTCCTCGCGGTAAATAACGGTGAGGAGACCCTTATCGGCAGCCCTTATGTTGAAGGCGCCTACGTTCACGGAAAGGTCCTCTCCCACGGCAAGGCCAGGAAGGTCACGACCTTCAAGTACAAAAGAAGGAAAGACTACAAGAAGAAAATCGGTCATCGCCAGCCGTATACCGAATTATTCGTAGAAAAGATAGTGATGGAGGCAGCTCATGGCGCATAAGAAAGCAGGCGGAAGCTCAAGGAACGGAAGGGACTCGAGCGGTCAGAGACTCGGCGTAAAGATCCACGCGGGCCAAGCGATAAGGGCGGGAAGCATCATCGTAAGGCAGCACGGCACAAAAATACATCCGGGTAAGAACGTGGGCATGGGCAGAGACTTTACCCTTTTCGCACTGATCGACGGTGTGGTGAAATTCGACTCTTTCGGGGAAGACCGGAAGAGGGCGAATGTTTACCCTAATGAATGAAATTTGTCGATGAAGCGCGTATTCACGTAGAGGCAGGCAACGGAGGCCGGGGGGCGTCGAGCTTCAGAAGAGAAAAGTTCGTCCCCAGAGGCGGCCCCGACGGAGGAGACGGC comes from Syntrophorhabdaceae bacterium and encodes:
- the rplU gene encoding 50S ribosomal protein L21, with amino-acid sequence MYAIIKSGGKQYRIAEGMKIKLEKFAIAEGEEVDIREVLAVNNGEETLIGSPYVEGAYVHGKVLSHGKARKVTTFKYKRRKDYKKKIGHRQPYTELFVEKIVMEAAHGA
- the rpmA gene encoding 50S ribosomal protein L27 — translated: MAHKKAGGSSRNGRDSSGQRLGVKIHAGQAIRAGSIIVRQHGTKIHPGKNVGMGRDFTLFALIDGVVKFDSFGEDRKRANVYPNE
- a CDS encoding glutamine synthetase family protein; this translates as MTEEQVLKSARDTGMKFIKLWFTDILGIAKSFSITVDELEGALAEGMGFDGSSIQGFARIDESDMIAKPDPATFTVLPWRHSEGTSVGKMFCDILEPDGTPYKGDPRYVLKRNLKIAADMGFTFYVGPELEYFYFKSDQGTEILDKGGYFDLTTLDEAMDLRRDTILTLEEMGIKVEYSHHEVAPSQHEIDLRYTDALAMADNTITYRIVVKEVAREYGVYATFMPKPMFGVNGSGMHVHQSLFKGKKNAFYDAKDKYYLSNIGKWYIAGLLKHAREITLLTSQWVNSYKRLVPGYEAPVYVAWARRNRSTLVRVPLYKPGKENATRAEYRSPDPAANPYFAFAAMLRAGLEGIKNKYPLPQPIEEDVYDMTDSRRKELMIGSLPGSLSEAIEEAEKSPLIRETLGDHVFEKLMENKRIEWDRFRTHVSKYEVDNYLPIL